One Ostrea edulis chromosome 2, xbOstEdul1.1, whole genome shotgun sequence genomic region harbors:
- the LOC125678397 gene encoding putative ankyrin repeat protein RF_0580, with protein sequence MENTTQSFEQLMLNVVDSGDIKNLLKLLNFGISSNIRDSNGDPLLFIPIVNGNIEMLDALLTSGNCELELSNHENRTPLMLAVEMDDIRMIRHLIKAGANVNALDDLGKTPLLLALEGGKFEMAEYLIKHGSDVNSVDDLGQSALLHITRGERRDCARIIRILLQCDYKIKENIDQVTRDEIAVYQKQQQKKIPTLVRRISLKMTRLPSFRQSVRVSKYT encoded by the exons ATGGAAAATACTACCCAATCCTTTGAACAACTAATGTTGAATGTTGTTGATAGCGGTGACATTAAGAACTTGCTGAAGCTGTTAAACTTTGGAATTAGCTCCAACATACGCGACTCCAATGGGGATCCCCTGTTGTTTATACCCATAGTGAACGGAAACATTGAGATGTTAGACGCTCTCCTGACAAGTG GTAACTGTGAACTCGAACTATCGAATCACGAGAACAGAACTCCACTGATGCTAGCTGTCGAGATGGACGATATCAGAATGATACGGCATTTAATCAAAGCAG GTGCTAATGTCAACGCATTAGACGATTTAGGAAAAACCCCGTTGCTGCTTGCCCTGGAGGGTGGGAAATTCGAAATGGCGGAGTATCTCATCAAGCATGGCAGTGATGTCAATAGCGTCGACGACCTTGGCCAGTCCGCCTTGCTACACATCACCAGAGGCGAACGACGAGACTGTGCAAGGATCATCAGAATTCTGCTGCAATGTG attacaaaattaaagaaaatatagaCCAAGTAACCCGAGACGAAATTGCAGTTTATCAAAAgcaacaacaaaagaaaataccCACCTTGGTGAGGAGAATAAGTTTGAAGATGACGAGGCTACCAAGCTTTCGTCAGTCCGTCAGGGTTTCTAAATACACCTGA